The Thamnophis elegans isolate rThaEle1 chromosome Z, rThaEle1.pri, whole genome shotgun sequence DNA window gtctgaggaattctgggaattgaagtccacccatcttaaagcatgactggctgaggaactctgggaactgaagtccatccGTCTTAACATTCCTCAGCATggcctgactgaggaattctgggaattgaagtccatctgtCTTAACATTTCTCAGCACAACCgtagaggtgagttgctcccggttcggcccggatcagccaaactggtagtagcggcagtgggaggctccacccacccacccagatgctttgtgcatgcgcagaagcatcccgCGCAAGCGCACACAGGAGCACattcgaactggtagtaaaaaaaattggcaacccacctctgcatgaccccctgaggaattctgggaattgaagtccagcagTTTTAAAGTTTAATCTCGAGGTCATTGTTTCTGCAAGCCATTGTTAGAATGGATCCACACATCCACACAACACATTCCCTTACTCACTTCCACTCACTGTCTCCTGTTCCTCCATTAGCAGCGAGCTCCATTTGGGggaagtcaaaaaagtcaagatggcgccCTCCCCTCTCATCCCCCCCCAACAGCATCTCTGCTTAGTAAGCTCCTTTTAATGACGACGACAGTAAGTGGGTCAGCTTCACCCCAAAACACCATGTGCAAGGCCCCAAACAACTCCGACTGACCTGTGGGCTAGTCGGAAACCTGGAGTTACCTCTGAGTTAATCTTCATTTGAACTTAGTCTAGCAAAGCAAAACCTATCTGTGTTCGACGTATGAGGGACGGCGTGGCTCATTTGCTTCCACGCCAACTTGATGCCTccgatggttccaccacaaaaccgtgttcgactaaagcgcgctcgacgaaaccgcgtacctgacgtcatcacagcgcgacgaaaaaagcatgctgtgaacgctaaagctaaaattaacccctaaacctaaacctaacccccctaaacctaaccctaaacctaacccttaacctaacgctaaacctaaccctaaccctaaccctaaccctaaccctaaccctaacccttaacctaaccctaaccctaaccccaaacctaacccttaccttaacttgaatcggcttgctttcaaagcgctttttaaagcgtccttttttctccgcggttgctgttgtcgcgctgctgatgacgtcagcgacgcggtttaatcgggcgcgctttagtggagcgcggttttgtcgtacCACGGCCTCCGATACTTTTCAGACAACCCTGTTTTCccccattatttttattactacAAAATACTACAGAGATATTTGCATTGTTAAAAGAAAGAATTTGAGGATTCGTGCACAGGGCTAATTTCAGCAaaacttgggaggggggggggaggaaggaaaaatgtcCCAGGTGAGATCCCAAGACAGATGGACCCCCCCAGCTGCAGAGGGAAATCCTGGGCTGGGCAGAGGGTCTTCTGTGGCCCCCTAAACTTGTTCTCGCTGCTGAAAATATCTGGGTTTGGAAGCAGGCGGAAGCAGGAAGCCATACAGCGAAGTCCTCGACTCATAGCAGTTCATGTAGTAGCCATTCAAAGGtacgacggcactggaaaaaaagtgacttagggccgTGTTTCACACATACGACCTTCGTAACAAGCCCATGAccctgggatcaaaattcagacgcttggcagccgattcatacttacaaccccggctgtgtcccaaggtcatcccgaacccgaacccttctgacaagattcgcttaacaaccgcgtTGCTAACTTATCGACCGCGGCGAGTTCACTGAACAAGGTGGTCGAATTGGGCCAAGCACACTTCACAAACGCCTCGCTTAACAACGGAAAGGCTTCGCTCCCTTGtcagtcgaggactccctgtcatGGCTGCAATGCGGTTTTGCCGGGGAGGCTGGGCGGaaaagcggagggggggggagggcgacGCGACGCTCTGCGAGTCAAGGAAGGCCGAAGCAACACCGCTCAGTCCTGGCAACGGGAGCAATTCGCGTGGGCACTTCCGTAGCCCTGGCAATCCGGCCCCAAGCATTGGCAGCAGGCGCTGTGAAACCACCGGTAACGCCAGGCGCCCACCGACTGACAGGCTGCACGGCAACGGCTCATGGACAGGCAGTCGTTGAAGTAAATGGACTGGCAAGCTGGCGCCGTCGCATTCGGGCCCTTGGCGGTGTCGGGATCCGGGAGGGCCAGGTCTGCCAACGAGAAAGGTTTATAACCGAAGCACAGAGTTgccagggaccttggaggtcttctagtccgaccccggctcaagcaggaaaccttatccCATTTCAAACCAAAGGGTGGTCCAATCTCGTCTTTAAAAACCTCCGGAGATGTTTTTAAGgcgagattggacaaccattttgttTGAAATGggataaggtttcctgcttgagccgtgctcaagcatttacaacttctgcaagcaagcggttccactgattaattgctctatcAGAAAATGTCTCTAtaaatttttcaattaaaaaaaaagatgttgggactctggaaagagtgcagagaagaacgtTGTGgccggcagcagattcggacactgaggaggttggggaggaacctgggccagtcctggagtctggggaaggctcggatgagggctctgtgtcggaggcagagagggggccccgggcgtctgacagttatcagttatcagacatcagtgaggccgaagaacagctggagcctgttcccattgtccgcatgcgcagagctgccggacgaaaggaacagctaaagaacaagggtcgacttgggagtaaggccactggtggacggtgaatggcccctcccagaagaaataaaagaggagcgacaggggagtggagtttgcaggagttcacttcattggttcgtgactctccgagactccttgccaagttttgcagatctcggcctggcagctctccaagccagataaggtctgtgaccgtaaatcctcccttgaaagactttgctggatgtaaatgagaagaattcaccgtgaattaataaaagggtttttttttgtcaggacaaggagtttgcttcctgctcttgggaagcctcggtcagagtaaaaagagcaacgaagatgattacgggactggaggctaaaacatgaagccggaattgggtatgtctagttgaatgaaaagaaggactaagggagacatgatagcagtcttccaatatttgaggggctgctacaaagaagagggggattcaacctattttccaaagcaccccatggccagacaaggaataatggatggaaactaatcaaagagagaagcaagctagaactaaggagaaagttcctgacagaacaattaatgagtggaacaacttgcctccagaagttgtgggttctccaacacggttccaccacaaaaccacggtagacaaaagcgcgctcgacgaaagcgtgtacgtgacgtcatcacagcgcgacgaaaacatcgcgctgtgagcggtaaatttaaaattaaagtgaaaaccttaccctaacccccccaaacctaaccctaaacctaaccctaaacctaacccttaacctaacgctaaacctaacgctaacccttaacctaaccctaaacctaaccctaacgcttaacgtaaccctaaacctaaccctaacccttaacctaaccctaaccctaaccctaaccctaaccctaaccctaaccctaaccctaacccttacctttatgtgaatcggcttgctttaattttattttaatttcaatttaatttatttttaatttttttcgtcgcgctgctgatgacgtcaggtacgcgctttcgtcgagcgcagttttgtctaccgcggttttcaCGGGtcacgctccaacactggaggtttttttaaaatgagattggacagtcatttctcTAAAATTCTATAgggttcctgttgtggcccagcaggagccgttggagctgccaccagactccgacagcgaggggccctatgagtcagctctggaggatgtggaggatcctggacagggttccgactccgagcagggcgcagagagactggttggccaccaggacgtgcctgagccttggaccagtggggaggagacaagggacagtgatccagaagccagcagtgagttgttgcTGGATGCCcggaatcgaagagctaataggcatcaggaacagttgttcagttacaggaggtaattgcactcagctggtggtcattaggctcctctccagactgtaaaaaggactgcttgtgcacacgcccctcttgcagaagtcaacgcattgacgagagagaacttttgtaactaacttggcaggctggattgtctGAGTTgatgccaaggtccttatctgtttgttctgcttggctttcagccaccgaggttttggtttcttgctattaaagtacattccagttaagcttgtctcggctttcgttagtGGACGGAGGAGCGGGTCAGAACAGGTTCCCTACTTGaacaggaggttgggctagaggacctccaagatcccttccaactcttgttgttctgtttttctgttatttccCAATTTTCCCCGGTGACAGTTAGAAAGAAGATCAAGAAACAGTCACTTCAGTATACTGGGCGATATATTGGAAACaagggatggaagctaatcaaggagagaagccagttggaattaaggagaaacttcctaacagggagaaccattaaccagtggaacagtttgccaccagaagttgtgggtgctccaaccactggaggcttttaagaagagactggagagccatttggtTGAAATGGTTACAGGGTTtccggcttgagcagggggttggactagaagacatccaagttcccttccaactctgttattccctaTGACCCTCCCACTCTGGGCATACCTGTATGTGGTCCCAGCAGAAGGTGGCCGGTATCCACGTGATTTTGCCGAAGTTCCTCTTCTAATGGCAGAGTCGCGATGCTCCAGCCGAGAGCCGGGTGATTGTTGGAGAGCGCCAGGAGGGCCCGGAAAAGAGACGGCACCGGAGACACCAAATCGTGCATGGAACTCCGTTGAGCCGGATGGGGAGCCGTTGAGATGCGTTCATCACACAGACCTTGAGGACAACAAAAAGGAAACGGCGAGGAACAAAGGACACTTGAGtgacaggtggtcctcgacatacgaccaccgttgagcccaaaatttccattgctgagcaagacagttgttaagcgagttttgccctacattgtatgacctttcttgccacgggtttttaagtgaatccctgcagttgtcagaaggtcacaaaatggaaaGAGTctcaattaaccaggggaacagcttgccaccagaagttgttggtgctccatcactggaggtttttaagaagaaacagtCCAGTCatagagggctggactagaagacctctaaggtcccctaCAGTTCTATTATACTCTGTtagtgtattctattctattctattctatttcattccactctactcctattctattctattcctatgctCTATtcctatgttctgttctgttctattccattctattctatattctgttttgttcctgttcctattcctaattctattttatGTTCTGTTCTTGTTCTGTTCCTGTTTTGTTCCTGTTTctgttcctaattctattctattctatgttctgttcttgttctgttcttgttcttgttctgttcctgttcctaattctattctatgttcttgttctgttctgttcttgttctgttcttgttctgttcctattcctaattctattctattctatgttctgttctgttgttattttgttcctattcctattcccattcctattctatcccattccattccatatcttctattctatccattccaattccaattctactctactctacattctgttcttgttttgttcctgttcctattccattccattccatattttctgttctattccattcccaattccaattctactctattctactctactctactctactctattctattctatgttcttgttttgttcctgttcctattcctattctattccattccattccatattttctgttctattccattcccaattccaattctactctactctactctactctattctatgttctgttcttgttttgttcctgttcctattcctattctattccattccatttcattccattccatattttctattctattccattccattccattccatattttctattctattccattccatttccaattctactctactctattctattttattctctattctggtTGAtcagttcccttcccctctcgatctgtgtggctgttggctatttttaaacgcttgtatttgtacttttgtgttcccctttccccctttgggtttgttcgccgccctgagtcccgctgggaatagggcggcatataaataaaatgaaacctgaaacctgaaattgATTTAACAATCATCTACTtaagggaccattcaaagttacaacaggactggaAAAAACAGCAACTTACGATTGGACCTCacaacggttgcagcatccccatggtca harbors:
- the LOC116522899 gene encoding twisted gastrulation protein homolog 1-like codes for the protein MRWWVVVLFVAAAWALGAHSKGCNKALCASDVSKCLLQEMCQCKANRTRCCRQCAFCLAKLWEPCCECVGLCDERISTAPHPAQRSSMHDLVSPVPSLFRALLALSNNHPALGWSIATLPLEEELRQNHVDTGHLLLGPHTDLALPDPDTAKGPNATAPACQSIYFNDCLSMSRCRAACQSVGAWRYRWFHSACCQCLGPDCQGYGSAHANCSRCQD